Proteins encoded by one window of Aphis gossypii isolate Hap1 chromosome X, ASM2018417v2, whole genome shotgun sequence:
- the LOC114132041 gene encoding uncharacterized protein LOC114132041 has translation MDFLFDPDVKSLYTLSLNQLCITMDETTLRSLLEQLQPSLCLEILWKTLCVDDFRSKIKVDKVSSGHEMALIMSNPTPFLSYSQLTIDKIEHHGASQQTEFIDNVNFSSFFNQELFFKLVEVTNLRDQLFTLFQICVQIKGFNFPLNFAQDWIASEILDINEKVERGLKLGVFLGDSGWLNESALVLSHTYKIITTKWMCHDQKLQLLKTLQCLTKWLIVLSYYHNFKDAKIVLRHMLHTIHIIKQIEEKTLCIAYACVAVSEYYFKLQQFDEAWSWGAKAILELHKNSGHLKVIVLSHGVKVCTVLNKLNIARMLKTQMNAFKEEISDYTLYHVLLNESHYFYTIYQQQHILPWLFRNHYILLDYSRNLFGYYNLHTAMIMVEYVTLRHAVRNGFLLKFIIDDTMRCLLQAINIMHKIGLPDDNMLLVKAYQMKTLVVQDLVVGLENEYPYSIGLNDFTERIERQNIKRESREMLRKAEIFHLNFLEKNLKSAIRNTLVTAHLHTYLGRFYIFQKNYSRSKELLFRALEIKKLLLGENHISFAQTLSVLARLHVTSNKFQEAEVLYLQVIKIYQNSLDGPHLELQLTILELMEIYKNLNNTEKWNRYSNYFTWLNKTYNEWLLELQSIGIDNNCKKEDFSLEKFKCILNKCNCN, from the exons ATGGATTTTCTCTTTGATCCTGATGTTAAATCACTTTACACTCTatcattaaatcaattatgcaTTACAATGGACGAAACTACACTACGATCACTTTTAGAACAGTTACAACCATCACTTTGTTTAGAAATCTTATGGAAG actcTATGTGTGGATGATTTTAGATCGAAGATAAAGGTTGATAAAGTTTCATCGGGTCATGAAATGGCTTTGATTATGTCAAACCCGACCCCTTTTTTGTCATACAGTCAATTAACAATTGACAAAATTGAACACCATGGCGCCTCACAACAA ActgaatttattgataatgtcaatttttctagtttttttaatcaagagttattttttaagttggtGGAAGTCACCAACTTACGAGATCaactatttactttatttcag atttgtgTACAAATTAAGGGTTTTAATTTCCCATTAAATTTTGCTCAAGATTGGATAGCATCAGAAATACTAGATATAAATGAAAAGGTAGAAAGAGGTCTTAAATTag GAGTTTTTCTCGGTGATTCTGGCTGGCTTAATGAAAGTGCACTAGTCTTATCAcacacatacaaaataattaccacAAAATGGATGTGTCACGACCAAAAATTACAACTTCTCAAAACCCTTCAATGCCTGACAAA gtggttaatagttttatcatattaCCATAATTTCAAAGAtgctaaaatagttttaagacATATGCTTCACACTATTcacataattaaacaaattgaagaaaaaacacTGTGCATAGCGTATGCATGTGTAGCTGTGTCcgaatactattttaaattacagcaATTTGATGAG gCTTGGTCTTGGGGAGCTAAAGCTATCCTTGAACTTCACAAGAACAGTGGACACTTGAAAGTTATTGTCCTAAGTCATGGCGTTAAAGTTTGTACTGTATTGAACAAACTTAACATAGCACGTATGTTGAAGACTCAAATGAATGCATTCAAAGAAGAAATTAGTGATTACACTCTTTATCATGTGTTATTGAATGAATCacactatttttatactatatatcaaCAACAACATATATTACCATGGTTATTTCGTAACCACTAT attttattagacTATTCACGCAATTTAtttggttattataatttacacactGCAATGATTATGGTTGAGTATGTAACTCTTCGCCATGCAGTTCGAAAtggttttctattaaaatttattattgatgatactat GCGGTGTTTACTACAAGCCATAAATATCATGCACAAAATTGGCTTACCGGATGACAATATGTTGTTAGTGAAAGCCTATCAGATGAAAACATTAGTGGTCCAAGATCTAGTGGTGGGTTTAGAGAATGAATATCCATATAGTATTGGTTTAAATG ATTTTACTGAAAGAATTgaaagacaaaatataaaacgggAATCGCGGGAAATGTTAAGAAAAGCTGAGATATTTCACTTAAATTTCTtagagaaaaatttaaaatcagctATAAGGAACACCCTGGTTACAGCACATTTACATACTTATCTAGgacgtttttatatttttcagaaaaattattcg CGATCTAAAGAATTGCTTTTTAGAGCGcttgaaatcaaaaaattattattaggtgaAAACCACATATCATTTGCCCAAACTTTAAGTGTGTTAGCTCGTTTGCACGTAACATCAAACAAATTTCAAGAAGCTGAAGTACTTTATTTGcaagtgataaaaatat ATCAAAATTCCCTCGATGGCCCTCACCTAGAACTTCAGTTAACTATATTAGAATTGatggaaatttataaaaatttaaataatacagaaaAGTGGAATCgttattctaattattttacgtggttaaataaaacatataatgagTGGTTATTAGAGTTGCAATCTATAGGAATAgataataactgtaaaaaagAAGATTTTAGTTTGGAAAagtttaaatgcatattaaataaatgcaattgtaactaa
- the LOC114126209 gene encoding U6 snRNA-associated Sm-like protein LSm2 isoform X1, whose translation MVPTYCKFVIFNKIVRLTSKMLFYSFFKTLVGHEIIVELKNDICVTGRLHSVDQFLNIKLIEVCVSDPEKYPYMNYISESFIRGSVVRYVQLPVNSVDSQLLQDAARKEITIR comes from the exons ATG gtacctacctactgcaagtttgttattttcaataaaattgtccGTTTGACTTCGAAAAtg CTATTCtactcattttttaaaacacttgtGGGGCATGAAATTATAGTTGAACTTAAGAATGACATCTG tgtCACTGGAAGATTGCATTCTGttgatcaatttttaaatatcaaacttATAGAAGTCTGTGTAAGTGATCCAGAAAAATACCCATACAtg aattatatatcAGAATCTTTCATCAGAGGTTCAGTTGTTCGATATGTACAACTTCCAGTTAATTCTGTTGATTCACAATTGTTACAAGATGCTGCTCGGAAGGAAATTACCAttcgataa
- the LOC114126209 gene encoding U6 snRNA-associated Sm-like protein LSm2 isoform X2, translating to MVPTYCKFVIFNKIVRLTSKMLFYSFFKTLVGHEIIVELKNDICVTGRLHSVDQFLNIKLIEVCNYISESFIRGSVVRYVQLPVNSVDSQLLQDAARKEITIR from the exons ATG gtacctacctactgcaagtttgttattttcaataaaattgtccGTTTGACTTCGAAAAtg CTATTCtactcattttttaaaacacttgtGGGGCATGAAATTATAGTTGAACTTAAGAATGACATCTG tgtCACTGGAAGATTGCATTCTGttgatcaatttttaaatatcaaacttATAGAAGTCTGT aattatatatcAGAATCTTTCATCAGAGGTTCAGTTGTTCGATATGTACAACTTCCAGTTAATTCTGTTGATTCACAATTGTTACAAGATGCTGCTCGGAAGGAAATTACCAttcgataa
- the LOC114126209 gene encoding U6 snRNA-associated Sm-like protein LSm2 isoform X3 yields the protein MLFYSFFKTLVGHEIIVELKNDICVTGRLHSVDQFLNIKLIEVCVSDPEKYPYMNYISESFIRGSVVRYVQLPVNSVDSQLLQDAARKEITIR from the exons Atg CTATTCtactcattttttaaaacacttgtGGGGCATGAAATTATAGTTGAACTTAAGAATGACATCTG tgtCACTGGAAGATTGCATTCTGttgatcaatttttaaatatcaaacttATAGAAGTCTGTGTAAGTGATCCAGAAAAATACCCATACAtg aattatatatcAGAATCTTTCATCAGAGGTTCAGTTGTTCGATATGTACAACTTCCAGTTAATTCTGTTGATTCACAATTGTTACAAGATGCTGCTCGGAAGGAAATTACCAttcgataa